In Puntigrus tetrazona isolate hp1 chromosome 18, ASM1883169v1, whole genome shotgun sequence, one genomic interval encodes:
- the tspan3a gene encoding tetraspanin-3, whose amino-acid sequence MMGQCGITSSKTVLVFLNLIFWAAAGILCYVGAYVFITYDDYDHFFEDVYTLIPAVVIIAVGALLFIIGLIGCCATIRESRCGLATFVIILMLVFVTEVVVVVLGYIYRAKVEDGVNHSIQKVYDEYNGTNTDAPSRAIDYVQRQLHCCGITNYSDWKNTRWFKESRNNSVPLSCCKPNVNNCTGSLSRPGDLYPEGCEALVVKKLKEIMMYVIWAALTFAAIQMLGMLCACVVLCRRSRDPAYELLITGGTYA is encoded by the exons GCAGCTGCTGGCATTCTCTGCTATGTTGGAGCCTACGTGTTCATCACGTATGATGACTATGACCATTTCTTTGAGGACGTGTACACCCTGATCCCAGCCGTTGTCATTATCGCGGTCGGAGCGCTGTTGTTCATCATTGGCCTGATCGGATGCTGTGCCACCATTCGAGAGAGCCGCTGCGGTCTGGCCACG TTTGTCATCATTCTTATGCTGGTGTTTGTAACTGAGGTGGTTGTGGTGGTTCTCGGCTATATTTACAGAGCAAAG GTGGAAGACGGGGTCAATCATTCCATCCAGAAGGTGTATGATGAATACAACGGCACCAACACGGATGCTCCCAGCCGCGCGATTGACTACGTGCAGAGACAG CTCCACTGCTGTGGCATCACCAACTACTCGGACTGGAAGAACACGCGCTGGTTTAAGGAGTCGAGGAACAACAGTGTGCCACTGAGCTGCTGCAAACCCAACGTGAACAACTGCACCGGCTCCCTGTCCCGTCCCGGAGACCTCTACCCCGAG GGATGCGAAGCCCTGGTTGTGAAGAAACTGAAAGAGATTATGATGTACGTTATCTGGGCCGCTCTCACGTTTGCTGCAATTCAG ATGCTGGGAATGCTGTGCGCTTGTGTGGTGCTGTGTCGCAGAAGCCGAGACCCGGCTTACGAGCTCCTCATCACCGGAGGGACGTATGCATGA